From Acetonema longum DSM 6540:
CGCTTTGCTGCTCAAATTTAAACCTCTTGCAAACTTTGTGTAGTTTGAGCAATCATGAACTGCTAAATCCCAGTTTTCTTCATCAGCTATTTTCATGAATTTCAAAGTTAATTCCCTGCTCCAAATTGGAGATATATAGCCATGCCTGGAAATATACATATTTTCCCCATAATAATTATATATGTTATTTTCATTTAAATGTAATTCCGCACAATTGATAAAATCGAGTTTTGTTTCAAAGATTACTTGCTTTTTCTTAAAAAATGCTTCGAAAAACTCCTGTGTCATTGGAGTTTCAATACCTACACTTTTAATATATTTTTTCGCTAATCCAATATTTTTAATTACTTTGTCCGAACAATGAGAAGCACCTAGATTGAAACGTATTTCATTAAGACCGGCTTCACCTAATGCTTTCAATGTTTCTTCCGTAGCTAAAGTGCCGTTTGTGTATAAATGTTGATGAATCTGAGCATCATTAAACTTCTTTATAATCGAATAATATTTTTCAATTTCCATAAAAGGTTCTAAATAAACGTAGGAAATGCCAGTGGGTTTTTGGTGAATGGAAAGAAGCAAATCAATATCCTTTTCGTAAAATTTTGCGCCGCCAATTTCCCACATACCTTCCCCAACTGGATGAATATCCTCGAGTTCACCATAATTATAACAGAACTTACACTTTAAATTACATTTGTTCGTTTTCCTGATTGCACTCAAACCAGTGCCCAACAGACAAGAACGACATCCTTTGGGGAATTTGCTTTCATTTCCCACAAAAAAAGTTCTATTTTGCAACGTTTTCAAGTTTTTAATTTCCGACATCAACATATCATTTCTATGATCAATTGCTGCCTCAATTTGCGCAAAAGTAGAGTAAATGATTTCTTCGTGTTTTATATTAATTGGTTCTTCCTCAGGCAATTGTGAAAAAAAATCAAACCATATCAATGCATCTTTCTTGGAAATTTTCATATCGTACCGCCTATCTGCTTAATATAAAGAA
This genomic window contains:
- a CDS encoding radical SAM protein yields the protein MKISKKDALIWFDFFSQLPEEEPINIKHEEIIYSTFAQIEAAIDHRNDMLMSEIKNLKTLQNRTFFVGNESKFPKGCRSCLLGTGLSAIRKTNKCNLKCKFCYNYGELEDIHPVGEGMWEIGGAKFYEKDIDLLLSIHQKPTGISYVYLEPFMEIEKYYSIIKKFNDAQIHQHLYTNGTLATEETLKALGEAGLNEIRFNLGASHCSDKVIKNIGLAKKYIKSVGIETPMTQEFFEAFFKKKQVIFETKLDFINCAELHLNENNIYNYYGENMYISRHGYISPIWSRELTLKFMKIADEENWDLAVHDCSNYTKFARGLNLSSKAGMWFGASNYACEFSMIPYEIFIPILNDDNFKFIDEEELPDDYKPEIMDF